In Blattabacterium sp. DPU, the genomic window TTCCATTTAAAGATCCATCTACAGAATTCCAATTTTTTAATTTCATTTTGTTAGCATCAAAATATGATATAGTTAAATAATTATTCCATGTAGTACGCGTAATGGGATCTGGTAATTCTTGTAACCAAGGATTATTATATTGATGTCCATCTCCCATGCTTATTTTAGTATACAATCTAAGTTCGAAATTTTTTTCTAATTTTTTATAGTCTATTATTTTATTTCCATATTCTTGTATTTTTTCATTATTTATTGATAAATTATTTGAAATAGGTTTATCACTTTCAATTTTAACTACTCCATGAAATAAAGCTTCATTAAAAGACAAAACATTTGATTTAGGAATAATGTTTTTTTCCCAAGTTTTTTTCAAATATTCGTAATAATTTTTTTCTTTTATTCCACTCCAAATGATTAAAGAATCTTGAAATTGTCTGGTATTAAAAATATGTTGAATAGTAGGTTGAATTAATGTATAAACATTAGTAATAGGATTAGTATCCCCCCAACTTTCTAACCAATGAGGAATAGGAGCTAATATATCCATTATTTCACTGGTCTCATTTTTATTAACAGAAAAATAGACTGTTAAAGGTATTTTTTGTATAATTTTTTTTATTTTTTCCGAAATAGATAATGGAAGACTATAAATAGGATTCACATTGTGAATGAATAAAGCTCCAATATTTTCTAAATTTTTCAAAAAATTTTTGAATTCATAATCATTACTTTCTTTTGAAAAAAGATATTTTTCTTTTTGTAAAGCGTTACTATTAATTTTTTTATTAATCAGAAAAGATAATTCATAAGATTCTTGGTCTCCATCCGCAATAATAACACTTTTTGATCCCATTTTATTGATTAAATAAGCTATTTTTTCCGCATTTTTATCCTTAGGTTTTTTTCCTAAAAAAATTTTTTGAAAAATTTCAATCAACATTTTTTTTATATCAGAAGGTTTTTTAGCTAAACGGATGTCTGCATTAGCTCCAGTGATTGTCATATTACTTTCTATTTGAATATGTTGCATCATATTTTTTTTAGGAGTTCTGTTAAAAACATAAGATTTAGACATATTTTCTGGACTCCAATCTCCTAAAAAATCAGCATCAAACGAAATTATTAATTCTGATTTTTTTAAATCAAAAAGAGGAAATCCACGAACTCCAAATATTTCTTTTGAAGCATCCAAAGCTTTAGAATATGAGATAGAATCATAAGTAATCCATTTAGTATGAGGATATTGATTTTTAAAATCTAAAATCAATTTTTTTGTAGAAAAACTGGGATAAGAAGAGGAAATAAAAATTATATCTTTTTTCGTTTTAGATAAAAATTTTAAATGTTGGATAATATAATCATCTATTTCTTTCCAAGAACTTTTTTTTCCTTTCAAAAAAGGATTTTTTAATCTTTCTTCATCATAAAGAGATAACAAAGAAGATTGTATTCTTGCAGAAATTGTGTTAAAATATTCAGAAGAAGAATTGGGCTCTATTTTTATAGGACGTCCTTCTCTTGTTTTTACTAAAACACTTCCTATATCGAAAGAATCAATCATAGTAGATGCATAATAAT contains:
- a CDS encoding 4Fe-4S dicluster domain-containing protein — translated: MKSNQKKKIFENCNPIKDLFKEKTSRRDFIKWVGFSTASVTLAACKGPVIKSIPYVVKPENITPGVPNYYASTMIDSFDIGSVLVKTREGRPIKIEPNSSSEYFNTISARIQSSLLSLYDEERLKNPFLKGKKSSWKEIDDYIIQHLKFLSKTKKDIIFISSSYPSFSTKKLILDFKNQYPHTKWITYDSISYSKALDASKEIFGVRGFPLFDLKKSELIISFDADFLGDWSPENMSKSYVFNRTPKKNMMQHIQIESNMTITGANADIRLAKKPSDIKKMLIEIFQKIFLGKKPKDKNAEKIAYLINKMGSKSVIIADGDQESYELSFLINKKINSNALQKEKYLFSKESNDYEFKNFLKNLENIGALFIHNVNPIYSLPLSISEKIKKIIQKIPLTVYFSVNKNETSEIMDILAPIPHWLESWGDTNPITNVYTLIQPTIQHIFNTRQFQDSLIIWSGIKEKNYYEYLKKTWEKNIIPKSNVLSFNEALFHGVVKIESDKPISNNLSINNEKIQEYGNKIIDYKKLEKNFELRLYTKISMGDGHQYNNPWLQELPDPITRTTWNNYLTISYFDANKMKLKNWNSVDGSLNGNCVDLIRNDEIIIHNIPVFIQPGQAVGSLGLSFGYGQKKGKLSEIINGKNAYRIYENFLIIQNNIQIKKVDKIHKFACVQLHHTTVGRNLVKETNLDILLNNPKEIWNEEEKVLTHKGMFSPEEISIWNRNNRKNQNKEKKNGHHFNLSIDLNACIGCGACIIACHSENNVPIVGKEEIKKSRDMHWLRIDRYYSPYNDDNQNKEKNDEKDIFQNPKVSFQPIMCQHCEHAPCETVCPVGATSHGEQGQNMMAYNRCVGTRYCANNCPYKVRRFNWFNYANNQKFDFNMNNTLGKMVLNPDVVVRTRGVMEKCSLCIQKTQHAIGIAKKENRKVKDEEFETACSISCPTKAITFGDVNDPNSLISKKIKNTRSYKLLDFLGVRPNVFYQLKIRNKKNEIE